In Arachis stenosperma cultivar V10309 chromosome 1, arast.V10309.gnm1.PFL2, whole genome shotgun sequence, one DNA window encodes the following:
- the LOC130969922 gene encoding uncharacterized protein LOC130969922: MASGFGESTTTPRRESHPSPSCSGNNGSNDAGDFECNICFDLAQDPVITLCGHLFCWPCLYMWLHHHSQCQECPVCKALVQEEKLVPLYGRGKAQTDPRTKSYPGMEVPHRPSGQRPETAPQPPPQQPGPNLFGNYGFGLMGGFIPMATATFGNFTLSTAFGGFIPSLLNIQFQPFHDATVYGTTSGYPFGFTSHQGGNARGFTQAATRQELRPEDNALKNLLLLIGLLVLITVIFVL, encoded by the coding sequence atgGCTAGTGGGTTTGGGGAATCAACAACAACGCCGAGAAGAGAGTCTCATCCAAGCCCATCTTGCTCAGGGAACAATGGTTCTAATGATGCTGGTGATTTTGAATGCAACATATGCTTTGATTTGGCTCAAGATCCAGTGATCACACTGTGTGGGCACCTATTCTGTTGGCCATGCCTTTATATGTGGCTGCATCATCACTCTCAATGTCAAGAGTGCCCTGTGTGCAAGGCCCTTGTGCAGGAAGAGAAGCTGGTTCCTCTTTATGGCAGGGGTAAGGCTCAGACTGATCCTAGGACTAAGAGTTATCCTGGAATGGAGGTTCCTCACCGTCCCTCGGGCCAGAGGCCGGAGACAGCGCCACAGCCGCCACCCCAACAGCCGGGGCCCAATTTGTTCGGGAATTATGGGTTTGGGTTGATGGGCGGATTCATACCTATGGCTACGGCAACATTTGGGAACTTCACACTGTCCACTGCTTTTGGAGGGTTTATCCCATCACTGCTTAACATTCAATTCCAACCGTTTCATGATGCCACTGTCTATGGAACAACTTCGGGGTATCCTTTTGGGTTTACTTCACACCAAGGTGGTAATGCTCGAGGCTTTACGCAGGCAGCGACACGTCAAGAGCTGAGGCCTGAGGACAATGCTCTGAAGAATCtgcttttgttgattggtttaCTTGTACTTATCACCGTCATTTTTGTGTTGTAA